A region of Pseudomonas putida DNA encodes the following proteins:
- a CDS encoding agmatine/peptidylarginine deiminase, producing MDLSLDSGWRMPAEWARHAATWMIWPHNQALWESGWHVRLADVQQDYARVAAAIARFEPVKMVVDPSAMHSARALCGANIELIELAVDDSWCRDSGPSFICHPQHGLAGLSWRFNAWGNKSQHGLDRSLGRRVLDHLGLDGFSTALCNEGGAIHVDGEGTLITTESVLLNPNRNPGISKAEFEACFARYLGISKTIWLPGDPQYVTGDMTDGHVDGVCAFARPGVLLVDATHDQGSVYAEVARENRRALALATDAHGRTFELLDLYEASAAVDQDAEVFCASYTNFYIANGAIIMPAYGIAADQDAAAQLAHAFPGREIVPVRIDHIAHGGGGIHCITQQQPEVRP from the coding sequence ATGGACCTGTCCCTCGACAGCGGCTGGCGCATGCCTGCCGAATGGGCCCGCCACGCTGCCACCTGGATGATCTGGCCGCACAACCAAGCGCTGTGGGAAAGCGGCTGGCACGTACGCCTGGCCGATGTGCAGCAAGATTACGCCCGTGTGGCCGCCGCCATCGCCCGCTTCGAACCTGTGAAAATGGTGGTCGATCCTTCTGCCATGCACAGCGCCCGCGCCCTTTGCGGCGCCAACATCGAACTGATCGAGCTGGCGGTCGACGACAGCTGGTGCCGTGACAGCGGCCCAAGCTTCATCTGCCATCCACAGCACGGCCTGGCCGGCCTGAGCTGGCGCTTCAACGCCTGGGGCAACAAGTCGCAGCACGGGCTGGACCGCAGCCTGGGCCGACGCGTGCTCGATCACCTGGGGCTCGATGGCTTCAGCACCGCGCTGTGCAACGAAGGCGGCGCGATCCACGTGGACGGCGAAGGTACCCTGATCACTACCGAGTCGGTGCTGCTCAACCCCAACCGCAACCCAGGCATCAGCAAGGCCGAGTTCGAAGCCTGCTTTGCCCGCTATCTGGGCATCAGCAAGACCATCTGGCTGCCCGGCGACCCGCAGTACGTCACCGGTGACATGACTGACGGCCACGTGGACGGCGTGTGCGCCTTCGCTCGGCCCGGCGTACTGCTGGTCGATGCCACCCACGACCAAGGCTCGGTCTATGCCGAAGTAGCCCGGGAAAACCGCCGCGCCCTGGCGCTCGCCACCGACGCGCATGGGCGCACGTTCGAACTGCTGGATCTTTACGAGGCCAGTGCCGCGGTCGATCAAGACGCAGAGGTGTTCTGTGCGTCCTACACCAACTTCTACATCGCCAACGGCGCGATCATCATGCCGGCCTACGGCATCGCCGCCGATCAGGACGCCGCCGCACAGCTGGCCCATGCCTTCCCCGGCCGCGAGATCGTGCCGGTGCGCATCGACCACATCGCCCACGGCGGCGGCGGCATCCACTGCATTACCCAACAGCAACCCGAGGTGCGCCCATGA
- a CDS encoding LysR substrate-binding domain-containing protein, translating to MLKHWPPLNALRGFEAAARLGSFHKAAEALNLTQSAISQQIRSLETYLEQPLFHRAGRSVSLTDAGHDLLSTTQSLLQHLAVGIRRLEQYRKPNQLVVNTSPAFARHWLLPRLADFHQRCPEVDLWLFTSFDVPDMASETIDLAIRDDLSAQAECSFTVLYQDTLYPACHPSLAASATRTTLHGEREMDWSHWQLEGGEDVGQQGKGLNFSDPGLLLDAASEGLGIALVSQLLARRAVQEGRLQALSPQRVRGPAWACLVHRDSQDDPLAQRFLQWLQGQLTEQALF from the coding sequence ATGCTCAAACACTGGCCACCCCTCAATGCCCTCAGAGGCTTCGAGGCCGCTGCCCGGCTTGGCAGTTTCCACAAGGCTGCCGAGGCGCTGAACCTCACCCAGTCGGCCATCAGCCAGCAGATCCGCAGCCTGGAAACCTATCTGGAACAGCCGCTGTTCCATCGCGCGGGTCGCAGCGTGAGCCTGACCGATGCCGGGCATGATCTGCTCAGCACCACCCAGTCGTTGCTGCAGCACCTGGCAGTGGGGATTCGCCGGCTGGAGCAATACCGCAAGCCCAACCAACTGGTGGTCAACACCAGCCCGGCCTTTGCCCGGCACTGGCTATTGCCGCGCCTGGCCGACTTCCATCAGCGCTGCCCAGAAGTCGACCTGTGGCTGTTCACCAGTTTCGACGTGCCGGACATGGCCAGTGAGACGATCGACCTGGCCATCCGTGACGACCTGAGCGCCCAGGCCGAATGCAGCTTCACCGTGCTGTACCAGGACACGTTGTACCCGGCCTGCCACCCTTCATTGGCCGCGTCGGCTACACGGACCACCTTGCACGGTGAGCGGGAAATGGACTGGAGCCATTGGCAGCTCGAAGGCGGCGAGGATGTCGGGCAGCAGGGCAAGGGGCTTAATTTCTCTGACCCTGGGTTGCTGCTGGATGCAGCCAGTGAAGGGCTGGGTATCGCGCTGGTCAGCCAGTTGCTGGCCCGGCGGGCGGTGCAGGAGGGGCGCTTGCAGGCGCTTTCGCCACAACGGGTACGCGGGCCGGCGTGGGCCTGCCTGGTGCATCGCGACAGCCAGGATGATCCCTTGGCGCAGCGGTTTTTGCAGTGGCTGCAAGGCCAACTGACTGAGCAAGCGCTGTTTTGA
- the fabV gene encoding enoyl-ACP reductase FabV, giving the protein MAIIHPKVRGFICTTTHPKGCELNVRDQIEATRKLGVREDGPKKVLVIGASSGYGLAARITAAFGFKADTLGVFFEKPGTETKAGTAGWYNSAAFDKFAKAEGLYSKSINGDAFSDEARAKVIELIKNEMGGKVDLVIYSLASPVRKLPQTGEVIRSALKPIGQPYKSTAIDTNKDTIIEASIEPATEQEIADTVTVMGGQDWQLWIDALAGADVLAEGARTVAFSYIGSDITWPIYWHGALGQAKQDLDETALRLDQKLAGEVKGGANVAVLKSVVTQASSAIPVMPLYLSMVFKIMQEKGVHEGTQDQLDRMYRDRLYRADGAAAAVDEKGRLRLDDWELRDDVQDACKALWPTVTTENLFELTDYAGYKKQFLNLFGFERADVNYDEDVATDVKFDCIEL; this is encoded by the coding sequence TTGGCCATCATTCATCCTAAGGTCCGCGGTTTCATCTGCACCACGACCCACCCGAAGGGCTGCGAGCTCAACGTCCGTGACCAGATCGAAGCCACCCGCAAGCTGGGCGTGCGCGAGGATGGCCCGAAGAAGGTCCTGGTGATCGGTGCTTCCAGCGGCTACGGCCTGGCGGCGCGCATTACCGCAGCGTTCGGCTTCAAGGCCGACACCCTGGGCGTGTTCTTCGAAAAACCAGGTACCGAGACCAAGGCCGGTACCGCGGGCTGGTACAACTCCGCCGCCTTCGACAAGTTCGCCAAGGCCGAGGGCCTGTACAGCAAGTCGATCAACGGTGACGCCTTCTCCGACGAGGCCCGTGCCAAGGTCATCGAGCTGATCAAGAACGAAATGGGCGGCAAGGTCGATCTGGTCATCTACTCCCTGGCCTCCCCAGTGCGCAAGCTGCCGCAGACCGGTGAAGTGATCCGCTCGGCGCTCAAGCCGATCGGCCAGCCGTACAAGTCGACCGCCATCGACACCAACAAGGACACCATCATCGAGGCCAGCATCGAGCCGGCTACCGAGCAGGAAATCGCTGACACCGTCACCGTCATGGGTGGCCAGGACTGGCAGCTGTGGATCGACGCCCTGGCCGGTGCCGACGTGCTGGCCGAAGGCGCCCGCACCGTTGCCTTCAGCTACATCGGCAGCGACATCACCTGGCCGATCTACTGGCACGGTGCGCTGGGCCAGGCCAAGCAGGACCTGGACGAAACCGCACTGCGCCTGGACCAGAAACTCGCCGGTGAAGTCAAAGGCGGCGCCAACGTGGCCGTGCTCAAGTCGGTGGTCACCCAGGCCAGCTCGGCCATTCCAGTAATGCCGCTGTACCTGTCGATGGTCTTCAAGATCATGCAGGAGAAGGGCGTGCACGAAGGTACCCAGGACCAATTGGACCGCATGTACCGTGATCGCCTGTACCGCGCCGATGGCGCCGCAGCTGCGGTCGACGAGAAAGGCCGCCTGCGCCTGGACGACTGGGAGCTGCGTGACGATGTACAGGACGCCTGCAAGGCGTTGTGGCCGACAGTCACCACCGAGAACCTGTTCGAGCTGACCGACTACGCCGGTTACAAGAAGCAGTTCCTCAACCTGTTCGGGTTCGAGCGCGCTGACGTCAACTACGACGAAGACGTGGCCACCGATGTGAAGTTCGACTGCATCGAGCTGTAA
- a CDS encoding alpha/beta fold hydrolase — protein MSSLTQPATPFRQTAADGYSLGGFCWRHAQANPQRPLVIINAATSVRCRYYARFADYLFAQGCDVLTYDYRGIGESRPASLRGFQASWSDWGRLDFEAMLAHAAQAFPGQPIDVVGHSFGGCAVGLAPSAGQVRRVVMVGAQFAYWRDYAADQRWRLFGKWHVVMPLLTRAFGYFPGKRLGWMEDTPAGVVHDWTTRTPRYEHRPSGRLLERVPFAHVQAATLAISLTDDPFGTVAATERLLGYLQGTERQHLRIAPVDISVEEIGHFAFFHDRFRERLWPIALEWLQRGGLLADRPGQIIS, from the coding sequence ATGAGCAGCCTCACCCAACCGGCCACGCCCTTTCGCCAGACCGCAGCCGACGGCTACAGCCTCGGTGGCTTCTGCTGGCGCCACGCCCAGGCCAACCCCCAGCGCCCGCTGGTGATCATCAACGCCGCCACTTCGGTGCGTTGCCGCTATTACGCCCGCTTTGCCGACTACCTGTTCGCCCAAGGCTGCGACGTGCTGACCTACGATTACCGAGGCATTGGCGAATCACGGCCGGCTTCATTGCGCGGTTTCCAGGCGTCCTGGAGCGACTGGGGGCGGTTGGATTTCGAAGCCATGCTGGCCCACGCCGCACAGGCGTTCCCCGGCCAGCCCATCGATGTTGTGGGGCATAGCTTCGGCGGTTGCGCGGTGGGGTTGGCGCCGTCCGCCGGGCAGGTCAGGCGGGTCGTGATGGTGGGCGCGCAGTTCGCCTACTGGCGCGATTACGCGGCCGATCAGCGCTGGCGGCTGTTCGGCAAATGGCATGTGGTGATGCCCTTGCTGACCCGCGCTTTCGGCTACTTCCCCGGCAAGCGCCTGGGCTGGATGGAAGACACCCCGGCGGGGGTGGTGCATGACTGGACCACCCGTACGCCACGCTATGAGCACCGGCCAAGTGGGCGCCTGTTGGAGAGGGTGCCGTTTGCACATGTCCAGGCCGCGACGCTGGCAATCAGCTTGACCGATGACCCGTTTGGCACCGTGGCGGCTACAGAGCGCTTGCTAGGGTATCTGCAAGGTACTGAACGTCAGCATCTGCGGATTGCACCTGTGGATATCTCGGTCGAGGAAATTGGCCATTTCGCGTTTTTCCATGACCGCTTCCGCGAGCGCTTGTGGCCGATTGCGTTGGAGTGGTTGCAGCGTGGCGGATTGTTGGCCGACAGGCCGGGGCAGATCATCAGCTGA
- a CDS encoding HopJ type III effector protein has translation MTDLNTLRASLASGEHVFADTLAFIAARYSYQPQAFNNGGVENAAGQNEGSCKTLGLALLEGLSDQEALLAFGEHYRDVVATPEGSDHGNIRALIKHGLAGVKFTAQPLSRNA, from the coding sequence GTGACTGATCTGAACACCCTGCGCGCCAGCCTGGCCAGCGGCGAACACGTCTTTGCCGACACCTTGGCTTTCATCGCCGCCCGCTACAGCTATCAGCCACAGGCCTTCAACAACGGCGGCGTGGAAAACGCCGCCGGGCAGAACGAAGGCTCGTGCAAGACCCTGGGCCTGGCTTTGCTGGAAGGCCTGAGCGACCAGGAGGCGCTGCTGGCTTTCGGTGAGCATTACCGCGATGTCGTGGCCACGCCTGAGGGCAGTGACCATGGCAATATCCGTGCGCTGATCAAGCATGGCCTGGCGGGTGTGAAATTCACCGCCCAGCCGCTTTCGCGCAACGCCTGA
- a CDS encoding DUF1244 domain-containing protein, whose product MTPQQQLELEAAAFRRLVEHLQKRTDVQNIDLMNLSGFCRNCLSKWYKAAADERQVDVSLDDAREAVYGMPYAEWKAQYQKEASAEQQAAFEKGKPRD is encoded by the coding sequence ATGACCCCGCAACAACAGCTCGAACTCGAAGCCGCCGCGTTCCGGCGCCTGGTCGAACACCTGCAAAAGCGCACCGACGTGCAGAACATCGACCTGATGAACCTGTCCGGCTTCTGCCGCAACTGCCTGTCCAAGTGGTACAAGGCCGCTGCCGACGAGCGCCAGGTCGACGTCAGCCTGGATGATGCCCGCGAAGCGGTGTACGGCATGCCCTATGCCGAGTGGAAAGCCCAATACCAGAAAGAAGCCAGCGCCGAACAACAAGCGGCGTTCGAAAAAGGAAAACCTCGTGACTGA
- the folM gene encoding dihydromonapterin reductase has protein sequence MLGGNERTDKLTAPNMNSPILVTGASQRVGLALALELAQAGHTVVSASRSLQPQSAHPNIVQFQADLCQAADRQALIDYLQGNYDGLRAIIHNASLWLDDGLANLDTMFRLHVEAPYHLNLALGEMLGKAGSVGKADIIHICDETSSRGSKSHIGYAATKAALQNMVLSFAEKYAPKVHVNGILPGLLILKEGGDEAYRQQTLKKALLEFEPGAGPLIETVKYLLESQYSTGSQVVINGGRHLKNRMT, from the coding sequence ATGCTGGGCGGCAACGAAAGGACAGACAAGTTGACCGCCCCGAACATGAACAGCCCAATTCTCGTTACCGGAGCCAGCCAGCGCGTCGGGCTGGCCCTTGCCCTCGAACTGGCACAGGCCGGCCATACGGTGGTCAGTGCCAGCCGCAGCCTTCAGCCGCAGTCCGCACACCCCAACATCGTGCAGTTCCAGGCCGACCTCTGCCAGGCCGCCGACCGCCAGGCGCTGATCGACTACCTGCAAGGCAACTACGACGGCTTGCGCGCGATCATCCACAACGCCTCCCTGTGGCTGGACGATGGCCTGGCCAACCTGGACACCATGTTCCGCCTGCACGTCGAAGCGCCCTACCACCTCAACCTGGCCCTGGGCGAGATGCTGGGCAAGGCAGGCAGCGTGGGCAAGGCCGACATCATTCACATTTGCGACGAAACCTCTTCGCGGGGCAGCAAGAGCCACATCGGCTACGCCGCCACCAAGGCCGCGTTGCAGAACATGGTGCTGTCGTTCGCCGAAAAATATGCGCCCAAGGTGCACGTCAACGGTATCCTGCCTGGGCTGCTGATCCTCAAAGAAGGGGGTGACGAAGCCTACCGCCAGCAAACCCTGAAAAAGGCCCTGCTGGAATTCGAACCCGGCGCCGGCCCGCTGATCGAGACGGTCAAATACCTGCTCGAAAGCCAGTACAGTACCGGCAGCCAGGTGGTCATCAACGGTGGCCGCCACCTGAAAAATCGCATGACCTGA
- a CDS encoding antibiotic biosynthesis monooxygenase yields the protein MSTPPVTLMVSRRAAHGRYQDLLAWLHEGEQLATDFPGYLGSGILAPPRDSDEFQIIFRFSDEPTLHAWEHSASRKAWLQRGNGLFERPKEARVNGIDDWFGTNTVQKPPRWKQAVAIWLAFFPVSLLFNLLFGHWLAGLDLVPRVMLSTLALTPVMVYLFIPLSTRLLAGWLHAAPPSAAALRSR from the coding sequence ATGTCTACCCCACCCGTCACCTTGATGGTGTCGCGCCGCGCCGCTCATGGCCGCTACCAGGACCTGCTGGCCTGGCTCCATGAAGGCGAGCAACTGGCCACCGACTTCCCCGGCTACCTCGGTTCGGGCATCCTCGCACCGCCCCGCGATAGCGATGAATTCCAGATTATCTTTCGCTTCAGCGACGAACCTACCCTGCACGCCTGGGAGCATTCCGCGTCGCGCAAGGCCTGGCTGCAGCGCGGCAACGGGCTGTTCGAACGCCCCAAAGAAGCGCGTGTAAACGGCATCGATGACTGGTTTGGCACCAATACAGTGCAAAAACCGCCGCGCTGGAAGCAGGCAGTGGCCATCTGGTTGGCCTTTTTCCCCGTCTCGTTGCTGTTCAACCTGTTGTTCGGCCATTGGCTGGCAGGCCTGGACCTGGTGCCACGGGTAATGCTCAGTACCCTGGCCCTGACACCGGTGATGGTCTACCTGTTCATCCCCCTCTCCACGCGCCTGCTGGCGGGCTGGCTACACGCTGCCCCGCCCAGCGCTGCGGCGCTGCGCAGCCGCTGA
- a CDS encoding MerR family transcriptional regulator, whose protein sequence is MNKQGRTLEVDAGLEHQELFPIREVSRLTGVNPVTLRAWERRYGLIQPTRTDSGHRLYSLADIDEIRSILGWLERGVAVSKVASILARCQTQAQESGDAVDTRLRLQQQILEAVQRFDGAGLNRLFDQVFAGHTLDEVFGDIFMPVWHDLAAGQGGYGQRAFGQASEWLFFDQFLRSRVFVRLQLSRLPRNRNVVLAPFSGPCHELELLVTALLLGSDEVGVSLLAPGQPLPELPLICERLRPDALVLFSNHAPTAELNKRLERLAVGLECPLLLAGEVAELAQDSLAGSPVACLGAQGSVMRQRLRQFLAGQLDT, encoded by the coding sequence ATGAACAAACAGGGACGTACCTTGGAAGTCGATGCGGGCCTGGAACACCAAGAACTGTTCCCGATTCGTGAAGTCTCCCGCCTTACGGGCGTGAACCCGGTAACCTTGCGCGCCTGGGAGCGCCGCTACGGCCTCATCCAGCCCACTCGCACCGACAGTGGCCATCGCCTGTACTCCCTGGCCGATATCGACGAGATCCGCAGCATCCTCGGCTGGCTGGAACGCGGTGTGGCGGTGAGTAAGGTGGCCAGCATTCTTGCCCGTTGCCAGACGCAGGCGCAGGAGAGCGGCGATGCGGTGGACACACGGCTGAGATTGCAGCAGCAGATTCTTGAGGCGGTACAACGCTTTGATGGTGCGGGGCTGAACCGTTTGTTCGATCAGGTGTTCGCGGGCCATACCCTGGATGAGGTGTTCGGGGACATCTTCATGCCGGTGTGGCACGACCTGGCAGCAGGCCAGGGGGGCTATGGCCAGAGAGCCTTCGGACAGGCCAGTGAGTGGCTGTTTTTCGATCAGTTCTTGCGCAGCCGCGTCTTCGTGCGTTTGCAGCTATCGCGCCTGCCGCGTAACCGCAATGTTGTGCTGGCGCCGTTTTCAGGCCCGTGTCACGAGTTGGAGCTGTTGGTCACAGCTTTGTTGCTGGGCAGCGACGAAGTGGGGGTGAGCCTATTGGCGCCAGGGCAGCCACTGCCAGAGCTGCCGCTGATTTGCGAGCGTCTCAGGCCCGATGCCTTGGTACTGTTCTCCAACCATGCGCCGACCGCAGAGTTGAACAAGCGCCTGGAACGCTTGGCGGTCGGCCTGGAGTGCCCGTTGTTGCTAGCCGGAGAAGTCGCTGAGCTTGCCCAGGACAGCCTGGCAGGCAGCCCGGTGGCGTGCCTGGGTGCGCAGGGCAGCGTGATGCGCCAGCGTCTGAGGCAGTTTTTGGCCGGTCAGCTCGATACCTGA
- a CDS encoding PAS domain S-box protein — MINAQLLQSMVDASNDGIVVAEQEGEDTILIYVNAAFERLTGYTRDEILYQDCRFLQATDRDQLGRARIRKALAEGRPCREVLRNYRKDGSAFWNELSITPVRNDAEQRTYFIGIQKDVSRQVELERELAEMYARQKSDLRS, encoded by the coding sequence ATGATCAACGCGCAACTGCTGCAATCGATGGTCGATGCGTCCAACGACGGGATCGTGGTCGCCGAACAGGAAGGCGAGGACACCATCCTGATCTACGTGAACGCCGCCTTCGAACGCCTGACCGGCTACACCCGTGACGAGATCCTCTACCAGGATTGCCGCTTCCTGCAGGCCACCGACCGTGACCAGCTTGGCCGCGCGCGCATTCGCAAAGCCTTGGCCGAAGGCCGGCCATGCCGAGAGGTGCTGCGCAACTACCGCAAGGACGGCAGCGCCTTCTGGAACGAGTTGTCGATCACGCCGGTGAGGAACGACGCCGAGCAGCGCACCTACTTCATCGGTATTCAGAAGGACGTCAGCCGCCAGGTCGAACTGGAACGGGAACTGGCTGAAATGTACGCTCGTCAGAAATCCGATCTACGCTCCTGA
- a CDS encoding flavodoxin produces the protein MKVAIISGSVYGTAEEVARHAESLLKAAGFEAWHAARATLQDLEGFAPQALLAVTSTTGMGELPDNLMPLYSTIRDTLPAAWRGLPGAVIALGDASYGDTYCGGGEQMRELFAELGVREVQPMLRLDASETVTPETDAEPWLAEFAAVLKG, from the coding sequence ATGAAAGTCGCCATTATTTCCGGGTCGGTGTATGGCACCGCCGAAGAAGTCGCCCGTCATGCCGAATCGTTGCTCAAGGCTGCGGGCTTTGAGGCCTGGCATGCTGCGCGTGCCACCCTGCAGGACTTGGAAGGTTTTGCACCGCAGGCGTTGCTGGCGGTGACGTCGACCACCGGCATGGGCGAGCTGCCCGACAACCTCATGCCGCTGTACAGCACGATCCGCGACACCTTGCCTGCCGCCTGGCGTGGCTTGCCGGGCGCGGTGATCGCGTTGGGCGACGCCAGTTATGGCGATACGTATTGCGGCGGCGGCGAGCAGATGCGCGAACTGTTCGCTGAACTGGGGGTACGTGAAGTGCAGCCGATGCTGCGCCTGGATGCCAGCGAGACGGTGACCCCGGAGACGGATGCCGAACCGTGGTTGGCGGAATTTGCGGCGGTTCTGAAAGGCTGA
- a CDS encoding alpha/beta fold hydrolase: MLLAEIPLCVWRTRGQSFTFRGQSIRYWTAGQGEPLLLLHGFPTASWDWHYLWTPLAQRFRLIACDMLGFGDSAKPVNHAYSLMEQADLQQTLLAHLKVNQPVHLMAHDYGGSVAQELLARHHEQRATIASCVFLNSGLFPESCRMLLIQKLLLSRLGWLVGRSFGRDDLVRNVTQVYGPCTHPSESALDDCWSLIAANRGTRILHKLAGYWPERNVHRERWVGALQREGVPLRFINGVVDPVSGAPMVERYRQLVPDPDTVQLQGIGHYPHIEAPVQVLRHYLAFREQPLSCLQCLA, from the coding sequence ATGCTTTTGGCCGAGATTCCATTGTGCGTCTGGCGTACCCGGGGTCAGAGTTTCACTTTCCGGGGCCAGAGCATCCGCTACTGGACCGCAGGGCAAGGAGAGCCCCTGCTTTTGTTACATGGCTTCCCCACCGCCAGTTGGGACTGGCACTACCTGTGGACGCCCCTGGCTCAGCGTTTCCGGTTGATAGCCTGCGACATGCTGGGCTTTGGCGATTCGGCCAAGCCGGTCAATCATGCCTACAGCCTGATGGAGCAGGCCGACCTGCAGCAAACCTTGCTCGCCCATCTCAAAGTCAACCAGCCGGTGCACCTGATGGCCCATGACTATGGCGGCAGTGTGGCGCAAGAGCTGTTGGCGCGGCACCACGAACAGCGCGCAACCATCGCCAGTTGCGTGTTCCTCAACAGCGGGCTGTTCCCTGAGAGCTGCCGCATGTTGCTGATCCAGAAGCTGCTGCTCAGCCGCCTGGGCTGGCTGGTGGGGCGCTCGTTCGGGCGGGACGACCTGGTGCGCAACGTGACCCAGGTGTATGGCCCCTGCACCCACCCCAGTGAAAGTGCGCTGGACGATTGCTGGAGCCTGATCGCCGCCAACCGGGGCACGCGCATATTGCACAAGCTGGCCGGCTACTGGCCGGAGCGCAATGTGCATCGCGAGCGCTGGGTAGGTGCGTTGCAACGCGAAGGGGTGCCCTTGCGCTTCATCAATGGCGTGGTCGACCCGGTTTCCGGAGCGCCCATGGTCGAGCGCTACCGGCAACTGGTGCCGGACCCTGATACGGTGCAGTTGCAGGGGATCGGCCATTACCCACACATCGAAGCGCCGGTGCAGGTGCTGCGCCATTATTTGGCCTTTCGTGAGCAACCGCTGAGTTGTTTGCAGTGCTTGGCTTGA
- a CDS encoding IclR family transcriptional regulator, producing the protein MAKASSPTDNGKQKVRSAEVGTDILKALAELSPSTSLSRLAEHVQMPASKVHRYLQALIASGFAEQDAATNHYGLGREALRVGLAALGSIDVLKIAALPLSQLRDELNESCFIAVWGNQGATVVSIEPAVRAVTVVTQIGSVLPLLSSSTGLVFAAYLPDRETVELRDRELAALQHNACDYAALLEGIRKRGLHHVHGLLMPGVDALSAPVFNALGQVAAVMTVVGPTSIFHADEHGPAAQRLLTATRDTSWRMGYAPAG; encoded by the coding sequence ATGGCCAAAGCCAGCTCACCCACCGATAACGGCAAGCAGAAGGTCCGCTCGGCGGAAGTCGGCACCGATATCCTCAAGGCACTTGCCGAGCTCTCCCCCTCCACGTCCCTGTCACGCCTGGCAGAGCATGTGCAGATGCCGGCGAGCAAGGTGCACCGCTACCTGCAGGCACTGATCGCCAGCGGTTTTGCCGAACAGGATGCAGCCACCAACCACTATGGCCTGGGACGTGAAGCGTTGCGCGTGGGGTTGGCGGCGTTGGGCAGCATCGATGTGCTGAAGATCGCGGCCCTGCCGCTGTCGCAGTTGCGCGATGAGCTGAACGAAAGCTGCTTCATTGCCGTCTGGGGTAATCAGGGCGCGACGGTGGTCAGCATTGAACCTGCGGTGCGCGCAGTCACGGTGGTGACCCAGATCGGTTCGGTGCTGCCGCTGCTCAGTTCGTCCACCGGCCTGGTGTTCGCCGCCTACCTGCCAGACCGCGAAACCGTCGAACTGCGCGACCGGGAGCTGGCAGCGCTGCAGCACAATGCCTGCGACTACGCAGCCTTGCTGGAAGGCATCCGCAAGCGTGGCCTGCACCATGTGCATGGCCTGCTGATGCCGGGTGTGGATGCGCTGTCGGCCCCGGTATTCAATGCCTTGGGCCAGGTCGCTGCGGTGATGACCGTGGTGGGCCCGACGTCGATCTTCCATGCCGATGAACATGGCCCAGCAGCCCAGCGATTGCTGACGGCAACGCGGGATACTAGCTGGCGAATGGGGTATGCACCTGCGGGTTGA